In a genomic window of Muntiacus reevesi chromosome 1, mMunRee1.1, whole genome shotgun sequence:
- the MARCHF3 gene encoding E3 ubiquitin-protein ligase MARCHF3, with product MTTSRCSHLPEVLPDCTGPAAPVAKTLEACGSLVNGQPQYVMQVSAKDGQLLSTVVRTLATQSPFNDRPMCRICHEGSSQEDLLSPCECTGTLGTIHRSCLEHWLSSSNTSYCELCHFRFAVERKPRPLVEWLRNPGPQHEKRTLFGDMVCFLFITPLATISGWLCLRGAVDHLHFSSRLEAVGLIALTVALFTIYLFWTLVSFRYHCRLYNEWRRTNQRVILLIPKSVNIPSNQQSLLGLHSVKRNSKETIV from the exons ATGACAACCAGCCGCTGCAGTCACCTGCCCGAAGTGCTGCCAGACTGCACCGGCCCCGCCGCGCCCGTGGCGAAGACCCTGGAGGCCTGCGGCAGCCTGGTGAATGGGCAGCCGCAGTATGTCATGCAGGTTTCCGCTAAGGACGGGCAGCTGCTGTCAACAGTGGTGCGGACCCTCGCCACCCAGAG TCCCTTCAATGACCGGCCGATGTGCAGGATCTGCCACGAGGGCAGCAGTCAAGAGGACTTGCTCTCTCCGTGTGAATGTACAGGGACCTTGGGGACAATTCATCGGAGCTGCCTGGAACACTGGCTGTCGTCCTCAAACACCAGCTACTGTGAACTCTGCCACTTCAGGTTTGCAGTCGAGCGCAAACCCAGGCCGTTAGTGGAG TGGCTCAGAAACCCAGGGCCCCAGCACGAGAAGCGGACTCTGTTCGGAGACATGGTGTGCTTCTTGTTCATCACCCCGCTGGCCACCATCTCGGGCTGGCTCTGCCTGCGGGGCGCCGTGGACCATCTGCACTTTAGCAGTCGGCTCGAGGCCGTCGGACTGATTGCACTCACTGTTGCACTCTTCACTATTTACCTCTTTTGGACACTA gtgtCGTTTAGGTACCACTGTCGATTGTACAATGAATGGCGTCGGACCAATCAGAGGGTGATTCTCCTCATTCCAAAGTCTGTCAACATCCCTTCCAACCAGCAGTCCTTGCTGGGCCTCCACTCTGTCAAGAGGAACTCAAAGGAGACAATTGTTTGA